The Brasilonema sennae CENA114 genome includes a region encoding these proteins:
- a CDS encoding thioredoxin family protein: MSSSVVTITDAEFETEVLKAKKPVLIYFWASWCGPCQLMSPLVNSAATTYSDRLKVVKIEVDPNPVAVKEYKVEGVPAFRLLQGDKLLASTEGVISKDKLLSLLDSHLN, encoded by the coding sequence ATGAGCAGCAGTGTTGTAACCATAACTGATGCTGAGTTTGAAACCGAAGTGTTGAAAGCCAAGAAGCCTGTATTAATTTATTTTTGGGCTTCCTGGTGTGGACCTTGTCAATTGATGTCGCCACTGGTAAACTCCGCAGCTACCACCTACAGCGATCGCCTGAAAGTGGTAAAAATCGAAGTTGATCCTAACCCAGTAGCAGTCAAGGAGTACAAGGTCGAAGGTGTACCAGCCTTCAGACTTCTTCAAGGAGACAAACTTTTGGCATCCACTGAGGGAGTCATCAGCAAAGACAAATTACTCAGCCTCTTAGATTCTCATCTCAATTAG
- the thiL gene encoding thiamine-phosphate kinase, with protein MNSELSSLQVQDIGEQGLLERLQRFCPPEIVGDDAAVLSTEPGQSLVVTTDVLVDGVHFSELTTSGEDAGWRAVAANLSDIAAMGATPLGITVGLGLPGEVAVSWVEQLYQGMTQCLQRYNTPIVGGDIVRSPTTTIAISAFGQVNPSRVIRRNQAKVGDAIVVTGVHGGSAAGLQLLLHPDFGENLSDGDSVREACALHSALLLSADRTVLIHAHQRPKPRLDVLPILWEILDSHTPHSVAGMDSSDGLADAVMQICRASGVGAVIERTQIPLPKQFNSWLTQEQALEYALYGGEDFELVLCLPKEQAYTFVQQLGEGAAIVGKITDGSTVLLHDQTKEYPDQVLSLDRGFQHFHR; from the coding sequence GTGAACAGTGAATTATCCTCTTTGCAAGTTCAAGATATTGGAGAGCAAGGTCTTTTAGAAAGATTACAGCGCTTTTGTCCTCCAGAAATTGTCGGAGATGATGCGGCTGTGCTTTCTACTGAACCAGGACAATCTTTGGTAGTCACAACTGATGTGTTGGTTGATGGTGTCCATTTCAGCGAACTGACGACTTCTGGAGAAGATGCTGGTTGGCGTGCCGTTGCTGCTAACTTATCAGATATAGCAGCAATGGGTGCAACTCCGTTAGGAATTACTGTCGGATTGGGACTCCCTGGCGAGGTTGCTGTCAGTTGGGTGGAGCAATTATACCAGGGAATGACACAATGCTTGCAAAGGTACAATACGCCAATTGTTGGTGGTGATATAGTGCGATCGCCCACGACTACGATAGCCATTTCCGCTTTTGGTCAAGTTAACCCCTCACGTGTTATTCGTCGTAACCAAGCTAAGGTGGGAGATGCCATAGTTGTCACAGGTGTTCACGGGGGTAGTGCTGCTGGCTTACAATTGCTTCTGCATCCTGATTTTGGGGAAAATCTGAGTGATGGCGATAGCGTTCGCGAAGCGTGTGCTTTGCACTCAGCGCTGCTGCTTTCAGCAGATCGCACAGTCTTAATTCACGCACACCAAAGACCGAAACCCCGACTAGATGTGTTACCAATTCTATGGGAAATTCTAGACTCTCATACCCCACACTCTGTAGCTGGTATGGACAGTAGCGACGGCTTAGCAGATGCTGTAATGCAAATTTGCCGCGCCAGTGGTGTTGGTGCTGTTATTGAACGCACTCAAATTCCTTTACCAAAACAATTCAATTCTTGGCTGACACAAGAACAAGCCCTGGAATATGCTTTATACGGTGGTGAAGACTTTGAGCTAGTATTGTGCTTGCCAAAAGAACAAGCATATACGTTTGTACAACAGCTTGGTGAGGGCGCGGCTATTGTGGGAAAAATCACAGATGGATCAACAGTCCTTTTGCATGACCAAACAAAAGAATACCCCGACCAAGTTCTCAGTCTTGATCGAGGGTTTCAACATTTTCATCGTTAG
- the glsA gene encoding glutaminase A has protein sequence MKATPFMQLRLILLGLIPLVLISPAWSYTKAKQEVSDLKTRNFLTQLSTDTPKTDLYKKDIPTPETFQQVLKEAYETFKGVNEGKNADYIPFLAKADPNLFGIVIATVDGKVYEIGDSKYPFSMQSVSKVFTFAHVLQTLGSTAVEEKIGVNATGLPFNSLIAIELNETRSVNPLVNAGAITTVSFVPGNTPEDRWNQIIGTMSDFAGRPLSVQEEVYRSESETNLRNRGIVQLLDSYKKLGSDPLESLDLYTRQCSIEVTARDLALMSATLANGGVNPITSKRVLAQNYVPKVLAVMLTNGLYEDSGTWAYQVGLPAKSGVSGGIIAVVPGKFAIATYSPPLDQAGNSFRGQKAIEYITSKLGVNIFSGATSRTQVASYPKQGGQ, from the coding sequence ATGAAAGCAACCCCATTCATGCAACTGCGATTAATTCTGCTCGGATTGATCCCGTTAGTTCTGATAAGTCCAGCTTGGAGCTACACTAAAGCGAAGCAGGAAGTCAGTGACTTGAAGACTCGCAATTTTTTGACACAGCTTAGCACTGATACTCCAAAAACTGATTTATATAAAAAAGATATACCGACTCCAGAGACATTCCAACAAGTCCTTAAGGAAGCCTACGAAACTTTCAAAGGAGTCAATGAAGGAAAGAATGCCGACTATATTCCATTTCTAGCAAAGGCAGATCCCAACTTATTCGGAATTGTGATCGCAACCGTTGATGGAAAGGTTTACGAGATTGGCGATTCAAAGTACCCGTTTAGTATGCAATCGGTGAGCAAGGTTTTTACCTTTGCCCATGTACTACAGACTCTCGGTAGCACTGCGGTTGAAGAAAAAATAGGAGTTAATGCAACAGGCTTGCCTTTCAACTCGTTGATAGCAATTGAACTAAATGAGACGCGTAGTGTCAATCCGTTAGTCAACGCTGGTGCTATTACTACTGTCAGTTTCGTCCCAGGTAACACTCCTGAAGACCGATGGAATCAGATAATCGGAACGATGAGCGATTTTGCCGGTCGTCCGCTTTCAGTTCAAGAGGAAGTCTATCGTTCTGAATCCGAAACCAACTTGCGTAATCGAGGAATTGTCCAACTGCTGGATAGCTATAAGAAGCTTGGCAGCGATCCCTTGGAGTCGCTGGATTTGTATACTCGGCAATGTTCTATAGAAGTAACAGCACGCGACCTGGCGCTGATGAGTGCGACGCTGGCAAATGGCGGGGTTAATCCAATCACTTCAAAGCGAGTCCTCGCTCAAAATTACGTCCCCAAAGTGCTGGCTGTGATGTTAACCAACGGACTTTATGAGGATTCAGGCACCTGGGCTTACCAGGTTGGATTACCAGCGAAAAGTGGTGTTTCTGGCGGAATTATAGCAGTTGTTCCAGGTAAGTTTGCGATCGCCACTTACTCACCTCCATTGGATCAAGCTGGCAACAGCTTCCGTGGGCAGAAAGCAATAGAGTACATTACTAGCAAGCTGGGTGTTAATATATTTTCGGGCGCTACATCAAGAACCCAAGTTGCTAGTTATCCGAAGCAAGGGGGTCAGTAA
- a CDS encoding PspA/IM30 family protein: protein MGLIDRIRRVIRANLNSLTVRAEDPEKILEETVQQMQENLMQLRQGIAQAIATQKRTERQMANAQSVAEEWYRRAQLALQQGNESLAREALTKRLAYQQTGEALATQIDEQSTVVARIKKDMRTLELKIAEAKTKKDMYIARARSAEASYKLQEMLGTSSSLDGIKAFERMEEKVLQLEAQTEAISTTSKDALAQQFASLEQAGDVDAELAALQKQLSTESQKRQQLPKTPD, encoded by the coding sequence ATGGGACTAATTGACCGTATCAGGCGGGTGATTCGCGCTAATCTCAATAGCTTAACTGTGCGTGCAGAAGATCCAGAAAAAATTCTGGAAGAAACTGTCCAACAGATGCAGGAGAATTTGATGCAATTGCGACAAGGGATAGCGCAAGCGATCGCCACCCAAAAGCGCACAGAACGACAAATGGCTAATGCTCAGTCTGTAGCAGAAGAATGGTATCGCCGCGCTCAACTAGCACTGCAACAAGGTAACGAATCTTTAGCTCGCGAAGCTCTTACCAAACGGCTAGCATATCAACAAACGGGTGAAGCTCTTGCCACTCAGATAGACGAACAAAGTACTGTTGTGGCTAGAATCAAAAAAGATATGCGCACCTTAGAGCTAAAAATTGCCGAAGCAAAAACAAAAAAAGATATGTACATTGCTCGCGCCCGTTCTGCTGAAGCATCATACAAACTTCAAGAAATGTTGGGCACAAGTTCCAGCTTAGATGGCATCAAAGCTTTTGAGCGTATGGAAGAAAAAGTTTTGCAGCTAGAAGCTCAAACAGAAGCTATTTCCACAACGAGTAAAGATGCTTTGGCTCAGCAATTTGCTTCTTTGGAACAGGCTGGTGATGTTGATGCAGAACTAGCAGCACTGCAAAAGCAGCTTTCCACTGAATCACAAAAAAGACAACAGCTACCTAAAACTCCAGATTGA
- the murC gene encoding UDP-N-acetylmuramate--L-alanine ligase, translating to MKDTVEFGGKPFHFIGIGGIGMSALAYVLTKRQLPVSGSDLRPNHITRRLESIGTHIFGKQEASNLEFFRPHSQPTGVVLNTQEELSTFSKAKLPQVICSTAINTTNLEYKAALELGCPIFHRSDVLAALITQYNSIAVAGTHGKTTTSSMIGYMLLEAGLDPTILVGGEVNAWEGNARLGQSRYLVAEADESDGSLVKHSPEIGIITNIELDHPDHYDTLEEVVETFQTFAKGCKTLVGSIDCTTVRDRLQPTISYSLNPDTAADYTVTNVDYKADGTTALVWERGKALGVLNLRLLSKHNLSNALAAVAVGRILGLEFAEIAKGLATFEGAKRRFEFRGEANGIAFIDDYAHHPSEIRATLAAARLQAKQGQRVVAIFQPHRYSRTLTFLEEFAQSFSHADLVVLTDIYSAGEPNLGQVSGEKLASEVAKQHSQVMYQPTLASVREYLQQTLHYGDLALFLGAGNINQVIPEVMATQCPPVKATS from the coding sequence ATGAAAGATACAGTAGAGTTTGGCGGTAAACCATTTCATTTCATTGGTATTGGCGGCATAGGCATGTCTGCTTTAGCATATGTGTTAACAAAGCGTCAGTTGCCAGTATCTGGTTCAGATCTTCGTCCAAACCATATTACTCGACGTCTAGAATCTATCGGAACTCATATTTTTGGTAAACAAGAGGCAAGCAATCTGGAATTCTTTCGTCCTCATTCTCAGCCGACTGGAGTAGTATTAAACACTCAAGAAGAACTATCTACTTTCTCGAAAGCAAAATTACCTCAAGTTATTTGTTCAACAGCCATTAACACAACTAATTTAGAGTACAAAGCAGCATTAGAATTAGGTTGTCCAATTTTTCATCGGTCTGATGTACTGGCAGCATTAATTACTCAATATAATAGTATTGCTGTCGCAGGAACCCACGGAAAAACGACAACAAGTAGCATGATTGGTTATATGCTACTCGAAGCAGGTCTTGATCCAACGATTTTAGTCGGTGGAGAAGTGAATGCTTGGGAAGGCAATGCCCGATTGGGGCAAAGTCGATATTTAGTAGCAGAAGCAGATGAATCAGATGGTTCTCTGGTGAAACATAGCCCAGAAATAGGTATTATCACTAACATAGAACTAGACCATCCTGACCACTACGACACATTAGAGGAAGTGGTGGAAACTTTTCAAACATTTGCAAAAGGCTGTAAAACTTTGGTAGGGAGCATTGATTGCACAACTGTACGCGATCGCCTACAACCAACGATTAGCTATAGCCTAAATCCTGATACTGCTGCTGACTACACTGTCACCAACGTGGACTATAAAGCCGATGGTACCACAGCTCTTGTATGGGAAAGGGGCAAGGCTTTGGGTGTGTTGAACTTGCGCTTACTCAGTAAGCACAACCTCAGTAATGCCCTAGCAGCAGTGGCGGTTGGTCGGATCTTGGGCTTAGAATTTGCAGAAATAGCCAAGGGTCTTGCGACCTTTGAAGGCGCAAAACGCCGTTTTGAATTCCGGGGTGAAGCCAATGGCATCGCTTTTATTGATGACTACGCCCATCACCCCAGTGAAATTCGTGCTACTCTTGCTGCTGCACGCTTGCAGGCAAAACAAGGGCAGAGAGTTGTTGCTATCTTCCAACCCCATCGCTATAGCCGGACGCTTACCTTTTTGGAGGAATTTGCTCAATCGTTTAGTCATGCTGATTTAGTTGTCCTCACTGATATTTACAGTGCAGGCGAGCCAAACTTGGGGCAAGTCAGTGGTGAAAAACTTGCAAGTGAAGTTGCTAAACAGCATTCGCAGGTAATGTACCAACCAACTTTAGCCTCAGTCCGCGAATACTTACAGCAAACTTTGCATTATGGAGACTTGGCGCTGTTTCTCGGAGCTGGGAATATTAATCAAGTCATTCCCGAAGTCATGGCGACACAATGTCCACCTGTTAAGGCTACTTCTTAA
- a CDS encoding PspA/IM30 family protein: MGLFDRMKRVVSANLNDLVSKAEDPEKMLEQAVLEMQEDLVQLKQGVAQAIAAQKRTEKQYNDAQNEINKWQRNAQLALQKGEENLARQALERKKTFTDTSNALKASLDQQTGQVETLKRNLIQLESKISEAKTKKEMLRARITAAKAQEQLQGMVRGMNSSSAMAAFDRMEEKVLTQEARAQSAAELAGADLENQFASLESGSDVDDELAALKAQMSLPGGSPNQPQLPQQTTPPKSNKNEVVDAELDSLRKQLDQM; the protein is encoded by the coding sequence ATGGGATTATTTGACCGCATGAAACGAGTCGTCAGTGCCAACCTGAACGACCTAGTCAGTAAAGCCGAAGATCCAGAAAAAATGCTGGAACAAGCCGTCTTAGAAATGCAGGAAGACTTGGTACAGCTAAAACAGGGCGTTGCTCAGGCAATAGCAGCCCAAAAACGGACTGAGAAACAGTACAATGATGCTCAGAACGAAATCAATAAGTGGCAGCGCAACGCTCAACTGGCACTGCAAAAAGGTGAAGAAAACTTAGCAAGACAAGCACTGGAGCGTAAAAAAACTTTTACTGACACATCAAATGCACTCAAAGCCAGTCTAGATCAGCAAACTGGCCAGGTTGAGACTCTCAAGCGCAACTTAATCCAACTGGAAAGCAAAATTTCTGAGGCAAAGACCAAGAAAGAAATGCTCAGAGCAAGGATTACGGCAGCAAAAGCTCAAGAGCAACTTCAAGGCATGGTGCGTGGTATGAATAGCAGCAGTGCTATGGCTGCTTTTGATCGCATGGAAGAAAAAGTTTTGACACAAGAAGCCCGTGCTCAGTCAGCAGCTGAGTTGGCAGGTGCTGATCTAGAAAACCAATTTGCATCTTTGGAAAGTGGTAGCGATGTTGATGATGAATTGGCAGCTTTGAAAGCGCAAATGTCTTTACCCGGAGGTTCACCAAATCAACCCCAACTACCGCAACAAACCACTCCTCCAAAATCAAACAAAAATGAAGTGGTTGATGCTGAGTTGGATTCGCTACGCAAGCAATTGGATCAAATGTAA
- the murB gene encoding UDP-N-acetylmuramate dehydrogenase: MTISQAVANVCKVSGMTNSRLITSNNSIESKEIYLLGTDCVIKSQVSLAAYTSYRVGGPAEWCVAPRNLEALQASIQFAKTHELPVTILGAGSNLLVSDCGIPGLVVVTRHLRHSHFDLETGQLTVAAGDPIPSLAWQIAERGWQGFEWAVGIPGTIGGAVVMNAGAHNSSIADILVSAQVLLPDGSLETLTREQLSYSYRTSILQGSDRIVTQATFQLQPGANPTEVLAATKQHKEHRLNTQPYHLPSCGSVFRNPKPHAAGWLIEQTGLKGYQIGKAQVALRHANFIVNCGGASASDIFNLIHHVQHQVQQRWSIPLEPEVKMLGEFQAA; the protein is encoded by the coding sequence ATGACAATATCCCAGGCAGTAGCAAATGTCTGCAAAGTTTCTGGTATGACAAATAGCAGGCTAATAACATCTAATAATTCCATCGAAAGTAAAGAAATTTATTTACTTGGTACTGATTGTGTTATTAAATCTCAAGTTTCGCTTGCAGCGTATACTTCGTACAGAGTCGGTGGACCTGCTGAGTGGTGTGTTGCTCCTCGAAACTTAGAAGCACTGCAAGCTAGTATTCAGTTTGCGAAAACACATGAATTACCAGTCACAATACTAGGAGCAGGATCTAACTTGCTCGTCAGTGATTGTGGGATACCAGGTTTAGTTGTTGTGACTCGTCATTTGCGCCATAGCCACTTTGACTTAGAAACAGGTCAGTTAACTGTCGCTGCAGGAGACCCAATTCCAAGCCTAGCATGGCAGATAGCAGAGCGGGGATGGCAAGGATTTGAGTGGGCTGTTGGTATTCCTGGAACTATTGGGGGTGCCGTAGTGATGAATGCAGGGGCACACAATAGTTCTATCGCAGATATATTAGTTAGTGCTCAAGTACTTTTACCAGATGGAAGTCTGGAAACTCTCACCCGCGAACAGCTGAGCTACAGCTACCGCACCTCTATCCTCCAAGGAAGCGATCGCATCGTCACCCAAGCCACTTTTCAACTCCAGCCAGGGGCAAACCCAACAGAAGTTCTAGCAGCTACCAAACAACACAAAGAGCATCGACTAAACACTCAACCCTATCACTTGCCCAGTTGTGGTAGTGTGTTCCGCAATCCTAAACCTCATGCTGCAGGCTGGTTAATTGAGCAAACAGGCCTCAAAGGTTACCAAATTGGCAAAGCGCAAGTTGCACTAAGGCACGCTAATTTCATCGTTAATTGTGGTGGTGCTAGTGCTTCAGATATTTTCAATCTCATTCACCATGTCCAACATCAAGTACAACAACGTTGGTCTATTCCGTTAGAACCAGAAGTAAAAATGTTAGGAGAGTTTCAAGCTGCTTAA
- a CDS encoding competence/damage-inducible protein A, giving the protein MSAEIICVGTELLLGDILNGNAQYLARQLAGLGIPHYYQTVVGDNPTRLKQVIEIASQRAEILIFTGGLGPTPDDLTCETIADFFGAPLVERPDIIEDITRKYVQRGRVMTASNRKQALLPQGAEVLPNPTGTAPGIIWQPRSGLTIFTFPGVPSEMYRMWEDTAVPYLKSQGWGKEIIYSRMLKFWGVTESAIAEKVAAYLNLPNPTVAPYSSRGEVKLRVSAKAASQSQAQDLIAPIEKQIKQIAGLDYYGADDDTLASVVGELLRGAGETLSVAESCTGGGLGQMLTEISGSSDYFWGGVISYDNSVKVGLLGVNSEDLAKHGAVSSIVAEQMAAGVRSRLSTTWGLSITGIAGPTGDTETKPVGLVYIGLAGSNGEVQSFEYHFGAGRGRSLIRHLSACTALDNLRRKLLSQKPAVMPSK; this is encoded by the coding sequence ATGAGTGCAGAAATTATTTGTGTTGGAACCGAACTCCTGTTAGGAGATATCCTCAACGGTAATGCTCAATATTTGGCGCGGCAGTTGGCTGGGCTAGGTATTCCCCACTACTATCAAACAGTTGTCGGAGATAACCCAACAAGATTAAAACAGGTTATAGAAATTGCAAGTCAAAGAGCGGAAATTTTGATTTTTACTGGAGGTCTTGGTCCGACACCAGATGACTTGACTTGTGAAACAATTGCGGATTTTTTTGGTGCTCCTTTAGTAGAGCGTCCAGATATTATTGAAGATATTACCAGAAAATATGTTCAACGCGGTCGAGTTATGACTGCGAGTAACCGCAAACAAGCTTTGTTACCCCAAGGTGCCGAAGTTTTACCAAACCCTACGGGAACAGCACCCGGCATTATTTGGCAGCCTCGTTCAGGATTAACGATTTTCACCTTTCCTGGTGTGCCAAGTGAAATGTACCGGATGTGGGAGGATACTGCTGTACCTTATCTGAAAAGTCAAGGTTGGGGTAAAGAAATTATTTATAGTCGGATGTTAAAGTTTTGGGGTGTGACGGAATCAGCAATAGCCGAAAAGGTCGCAGCTTATCTAAACTTGCCCAACCCAACAGTTGCACCTTATTCCAGTAGAGGAGAAGTGAAATTACGAGTTTCTGCTAAAGCTGCTTCCCAATCACAAGCACAGGATTTGATTGCCCCCATTGAAAAACAGATTAAACAAATTGCGGGGTTAGATTATTATGGTGCAGATGATGACACTCTTGCCTCAGTTGTGGGTGAGTTGTTGCGTGGTGCAGGGGAAACCCTTTCTGTGGCAGAATCTTGCACTGGTGGCGGATTAGGGCAAATGTTAACGGAGATTTCTGGAAGTTCTGATTACTTTTGGGGTGGGGTGATTTCTTATGATAACTCCGTAAAAGTAGGGCTTTTGGGTGTTAACTCCGAAGATTTGGCAAAGCATGGGGCTGTCAGTTCTATTGTTGCAGAACAAATGGCTGCGGGAGTGCGGTCGCGTCTTTCGACCACTTGGGGATTGAGTATCACTGGTATTGCTGGACCCACAGGTGATACGGAGACTAAGCCTGTCGGGTTGGTTTATATCGGGTTAGCTGGATCGAATGGAGAAGTGCAAAGTTTTGAATATCATTTTGGTGCAGGGCGAGGTCGGTCTTTAATTCGCCACCTCAGTGCGTGTACAGCATTGGACAATCTGCGAAGGAAGTTGTTGAGTCAGAAGCCAGCTGTTATGCCTTCTAAATAA
- a CDS encoding type I glyceraldehyde-3-phosphate dehydrogenase: MIRVAINGFGRIGRNFARCWVGRENSNLELVAINDTSDPRTNAHLLKYDSMLGKLKGVDISADDNSIIVNGKTIKCVSDRNPENLPWKDWEIDLIIEATGVFTSREGATKHLNAGAKKVLITAPGKNEDGTFVIGVNDHDYDHQKHNIISNASCTTNCLAPIAKVLHEKFGIIKGMMTTTHSYTGDQRLLDASHRDLRRARAAAINIVPTSTGAAKAVALVLPELKGKLNGVALRVPTPNVSMVDFVIQVEKSTIAEEVNQVLKEASEGQLKGILDYSDLPLVSSDHQGTDASSIVDASLTFVMGGDLVKVMAWYDNEWGYSQRVTDLAELVAEKWTN, translated from the coding sequence GTGATTAGAGTTGCAATTAACGGTTTCGGGCGCATCGGGCGTAACTTTGCACGTTGCTGGGTAGGGAGAGAAAATAGCAATCTCGAACTTGTCGCTATCAATGACACATCCGACCCTAGAACCAATGCTCATCTGCTGAAGTATGACTCGATGCTAGGGAAGTTAAAAGGTGTTGACATTTCTGCCGATGATAACTCAATCATCGTCAACGGTAAGACTATTAAGTGTGTCTCCGATCGCAACCCAGAAAACTTGCCCTGGAAAGACTGGGAAATTGACCTAATTATTGAAGCAACAGGGGTTTTCACTTCCAGAGAAGGGGCGACAAAACATCTTAACGCTGGTGCAAAGAAAGTTCTCATCACCGCGCCTGGAAAGAACGAAGATGGGACTTTTGTGATTGGCGTCAATGATCACGATTACGACCACCAAAAGCACAACATTATCAGTAACGCTAGCTGTACCACTAACTGCTTGGCTCCCATCGCGAAGGTGTTGCACGAGAAATTCGGCATCATCAAAGGCATGATGACGACCACTCACAGCTATACTGGTGACCAACGCTTGCTAGACGCCTCTCACCGCGATCTTAGGCGGGCACGTGCAGCAGCTATTAACATTGTGCCTACCTCCACAGGTGCGGCGAAAGCTGTAGCGCTGGTTCTACCAGAACTCAAAGGCAAGCTGAATGGCGTGGCGTTGCGCGTACCCACCCCTAACGTTTCCATGGTGGACTTTGTGATTCAGGTTGAAAAGTCTACCATTGCCGAAGAAGTCAACCAAGTCCTCAAAGAGGCTTCCGAAGGTCAACTCAAAGGCATTTTGGATTACAGCGATCTTCCCTTGGTATCATCCGATCATCAAGGTACTGATGCCTCTTCAATTGTTGATGCTAGCTTGACTTTTGTTATGGGCGGCGACTTAGTGAAAGTCATGGCTTGGTATGACAACGAGTGGGGTTACAGCCAGCGAGTCACTGACTTGGCAGAGTTAGTAGCCGAAAAATGGACTAACTAG
- a CDS encoding DUF721 domain-containing protein, which translates to MSLKSINDILEVLAPQAEWQEQPFQRLLTCWAEVVGAVVATHTKPLSIERDVLRVATSSAAWAQNLTFERQRLILKLNQKLSIGLKDIHFSTARWQRPQNTPKEQQTISRQEHPSYVGDEMSRNDDITPKAKDANAAFQNWARTVQERSHDLPVCPLCHCPTPPGELHRWGVCSVCAAKQFSKSS; encoded by the coding sequence ATTTCGTTGAAATCAATTAATGATATTTTAGAGGTTTTGGCACCTCAAGCTGAATGGCAAGAGCAGCCATTTCAACGTTTGCTGACGTGTTGGGCTGAAGTTGTAGGAGCAGTAGTAGCTACTCACACTAAACCGTTGTCGATCGAGCGCGATGTTTTGCGGGTGGCAACTTCGAGTGCAGCTTGGGCACAGAACCTAACTTTTGAGCGCCAGCGCTTAATTTTAAAGTTGAATCAAAAACTCTCAATTGGTTTGAAGGATATTCATTTTTCTACAGCCCGATGGCAGCGTCCTCAAAACACTCCTAAGGAACAACAAACAATATCGCGTCAAGAACATCCCAGTTACGTGGGTGATGAGATGAGTAGAAACGATGATATAACGCCTAAAGCTAAGGATGCCAATGCTGCTTTCCAAAATTGGGCTAGAACAGTGCAAGAGCGATCGCACGATTTACCTGTTTGTCCCCTGTGCCATTGTCCCACCCCACCCGGTGAACTTCACCGCTGGGGTGTCTGTTCTGTGTGTGCTGCTAAACAATTTTCAAAGTCCTCCTGA
- a CDS encoding LL-diaminopimelate aminotransferase, translating into MQFAKRIQPLQSNVFADMDKAKTKALAYGQQLIDLSLGSSDLSAEAHVIEAIAQSLHNPSTHGYLLFHGTQVFRKAAASWYTDKFGIPVNPETEVLPLIGSQEGTAHLPLAVLNPGDFALLLDPGYPSHAGGVHLANGQIYPMPIRAENGFVPVFTDIPTPVLAQSRMMVLSYPHNPTAAIAPLSFFKEAVSFCQQHNIVLVHDFPYVDLVFEESNDSELGTENWDRPLAPSILQADPDKSVSIEFFTLSKSYNMGGFRIGYAIGNSELISALRQIKAAVDFNQYRGILNGAVAALTGPQTGVKTSVNILRQRRDTFVSALHRIGWYVPTPKATMYIWAKLPERWSQDSIGFCTQLVEKTGVAASPGAGFGKSGEGYVRFALVHDTPVLETAVERIATFL; encoded by the coding sequence ATGCAGTTTGCTAAACGTATACAACCCCTGCAATCAAATGTATTTGCTGATATGGACAAAGCCAAAACAAAAGCTTTGGCTTATGGACAACAGTTAATTGATTTGTCACTGGGGTCTTCTGATTTATCCGCAGAGGCGCACGTGATTGAGGCGATCGCCCAATCTTTACACAACCCAAGTACCCACGGCTACCTACTATTTCACGGCACCCAAGTTTTTCGCAAAGCAGCCGCAAGCTGGTATACTGATAAATTCGGTATTCCTGTCAATCCAGAAACAGAGGTACTGCCCCTGATTGGTTCCCAAGAAGGCACAGCACATTTGCCTCTAGCAGTCCTCAACCCAGGAGATTTCGCCCTATTGCTTGATCCGGGTTACCCCTCCCATGCAGGGGGAGTCCACTTGGCGAACGGTCAAATTTACCCAATGCCAATACGGGCAGAAAACGGGTTTGTACCTGTGTTTACAGATATTCCGACGCCTGTATTAGCACAGTCGCGGATGATGGTCTTAAGCTATCCTCATAATCCAACTGCGGCGATCGCACCGCTATCATTCTTTAAAGAAGCAGTTAGTTTTTGTCAGCAACACAATATCGTCCTAGTCCACGATTTCCCCTACGTAGATTTGGTCTTTGAGGAAAGTAACGACTCAGAACTAGGAACCGAGAATTGGGACAGACCCCTTGCTCCCTCAATTCTACAAGCTGATCCAGACAAAAGCGTCTCAATTGAGTTTTTCACCCTTTCCAAGTCATACAACATGGGCGGCTTCCGTATTGGCTACGCCATCGGTAATTCCGAGTTAATTAGTGCCTTACGCCAAATAAAAGCAGCCGTTGATTTTAATCAGTATCGGGGAATTTTGAATGGTGCTGTTGCTGCCTTAACAGGTCCACAGACTGGAGTCAAAACCTCTGTGAACATTTTGCGCCAACGCCGAGATACCTTTGTCAGCGCTTTACACCGTATTGGTTGGTATGTTCCCACGCCCAAGGCAACAATGTATATCTGGGCAAAGTTACCAGAACGGTGGAGTCAAGATTCTATCGGATTTTGTACTCAGCTCGTAGAAAAAACAGGCGTGGCAGCGTCACCAGGTGCAGGCTTTGGTAAATCTGGAGAAGGATATGTCCGTTTTGCTTTAGTGCATGATACACCAGTTTTGGAAACTGCTGTTGAGAGAATTGCAACGTTTTTATAA